CTGGCTTGACAAATCAGGAAAGCAACTGGTGCAATGGCCAATCCAAGAAATCGAAAAGCTTCGGACAAATGCAGTCCGCCTGCCTGGCAAAATTCTTAAGAAAGGATCTGTGCTTGAAGTTCCTGGTGTCACAGCAGCACAGGCAAGTCATTACAATTCAGAAGTTGGATCTTGTATAAACTTTATTGAACAAAATTACGGTGCTTGCCTcttttttcatttgtttatttTGAACTTTAACAGGCAGATGTGGAGATTACATTCAATGTATCAGATTTTAGCACAGGAGAAGTGCTAGACCCAAGCTGGACCAACCCACAGTTGCTATGTTGTCAAAAGGGTGCCTCAGTTAAAGGCAGTTTAGGACCATTTGGATTGCTagttttggcctctgaaagCTTGCAAGAGTACACAGCAGTTTTTTTCAGAATATTCAAAGGCAAAAACAAATACGTGGTGCTCATGTGCAGTGACCAAAGCAGGTCTTCACTGAATCCAGATAATGATAAGACCACTTACGGAGCTTTTGTGGATGTGGACCCTGTTCATGAGCAACTGTCATTGAGAAGCTTGGTGAGTTTATTATAACATTCTCAACGAGAAATTCTCCTGTTGCTAATTTCTTGCTATTAGCTCTTATGCAATTGAGCTTTGTGGTGATCTTGACAGATTGATCATTCAGTAGTGGAGAGTTTTGGCGGACAAGGAAAGAGCTGCATGACAGCAagagtctatcccacatttacTGTGAAGGAAGATGCGCCTGCACACCTGTATGTTTTCAATAATGGAAGTGAAAGTGTCACCATTACAAGACTGAGTGCTTGGAGCATGAAGAAGGCTAAAATCAACTGAGAAATAGCCAGGGTTGACAACTACAGATGCAAGGACTGAGATACATATATATACAAGCAGTCTGAAGATTTTGTAGTGTGATCAGAAATAAACTATACATTATCCTTATGTATTAACTATACTTGTCTTTTGATGCTTGTTTTTCTGTTTATTGTAATTTCTCCATCATGAAATAACAGAAGCCAATGGGGTTTGTTTTTGGCAATGTAGCTTCTCTTTGCATCCAAAGTAAGCAATACTTAAGCCTCAGAAGTTGTATGTTAGCTGCCACTGCCAGAGTCTTTTACCTTGGGAATGGATCCTAGTGACGTTTGGTGGCTGGGAGATTTGTTACATGTGTAAATGGAGTAACAGAAAtcctaaagaaaagaaaatgatttaAGCTCTCAATGGTagcttatatttaaaaaatattttttttgtgtaaaattgttttttatagaaaatatttttaataaaataaattacttttcattatttaaatttaatttaaaaaatgaaaaatattaataaacttATATATAGTAGtcctaataaaattttcaatatctAAAAAgccacttctttttttttttaaatatatagttatttttctctaaaataatttatttttcttctgacaaaaatttcattgatttttttttatttgaaatctcAAACATCaaaaaatgtgaaaaaaatacatattttataaGCTTAGATTAGGAAAGCCACACTGGCGATTGTTGAGAAACAGAGGTTCTCCGTTTCTAGATATTCTGTAATAAGAAGCTTGAGTAATGCAATGTAGCCTGTAAGATAGCTCTTCTCATGCTTGAAGATACTCCTGAAATGTCAATAACCAAAGCTTGGGTGACACTAATGCTAGAACTAGAAATTTCAATAGAATAAGATACCCCACACATGGAGGTCCTTGAGGATTAGGTTTGTAATATCCTTAATAAAACTGACATCATCCTctacttaattaaaataattaactcaaattatttaataatttctacCTAACTATTATTCTTAAATCTACTCATTTTCAACGGGATCCACGAAGTTTTATCATTTATGATAATTCTGAAGGGTAAATtagttcagtttttttttttaaatctaaatgtaaaaaaattttgtaaataaattaCGAAAACTTAATAAcatactaaaaaaaatttaattttataaaatataaatacattataattagatattttcagaaaaatataaagattgaaTTATCAGTTCTTATACAATATGAGTTAATGGTAATTCAcgcattttttcaatttatcgtCACCTTGAGCCGGTGTTAGTCGAAAACTCTTTTTTCTTCACTACATTGCCAAGGAGAAGCATAAGCCCTACCTTCGTCCAAGAAGGGAGAATGACACCACCTCAGCAAGTTTATATCGATTAGTTTCATACATTAAAGAAAATACAATGAAGCCAGATACATTgacaaacaaattaaaataagaaagaaatttcTTCTTCCCTTCTGTATATATACAATGGAGTTGGTATAAAGACAGTATCCACTAAGATAAAAAAAGTGCCGATTTACATCATAATACCCGACGGATTGAGATTAAATACATTGGTCGACTTCCTGGCTTCTAGAATATATGATTAAAATCCACACTTTTGCCACCCAACACAAATGGTAAGATCCAACACAATCATCAttctaaaaggaaaagaaaaaatattttttaaaaaaaagtaataaagcAATATACACATaatcaagagaaaaaaaaacaaaaaggaaaagccCCAAATTTTTCATCAACTAGGACGACTATTGATACGCACCGCCCAGTGTCCAAAACCTAATGCTACTGTTGCTTGCACTCTGGAGCTCGCTCACTTTGCTGGCTTTCCCTAGTTCGCGCTCCTCTACTCTTCTGCTGTTCAAGAGCCAGAAGATGTAAATAATGACATTTTAAATCTTCGTATATAAAACAAAAAACTTGGCCTTGCTAGATCAAACTCACCTTGGGTCCACCCGATGACTGCAACAACATGAAAATACAACGGCAGCATAATAAAATTAGTGACTTCAAAAACTAGCAGTTCTATCTAAAATTCAAATGTTCAGAGGAAAATACAGGAGGCAACAATCTTATACATGTTTAATCTTTATACCTTCTTCCTACTCCTTTTTCCTTCATCAttgtcctcctcctcctcctcctcatcatcatcatcttcattcCCATCTTCATCTTCATCGACGTCACCATCATCATCGTCGTCGTCTTCTTCAACATCTAAATCATCGTCATCAACAGCCTCCCCCGTAAACCAAGATACAGCATGAGGAATAATTTTGTCCCGAATGGTAGTACTATAAAGCAGAACAAAGAAAATCTTGTTccaatcaacaataaagaaaatGGAACAGTAACTGGATTTACAATGAAATTGCTACTCACCCAATATTGTAATCCTGTTCCATTCTATCCTGGATTTCCTCAACCTGCCAATATCCATCAAAGAGATTAAGGATACTACTACATCATCAAATGCATCAATATCCATGCATGCAAGGTAACAAAGCTTACAGCATCATCATCCAGGTCATCATCTTCCTCGGGGATATTAGGACTGCTAAAGAAATTGAAGAAACTAGCACAATTCTCAATTTTTGTGATGGGTTTGGCATTTTTCAATCCCTTTTTTGGTTTCTTCTTCAGAACCTTCTTTGTCAAACACTTCCCAGGATACCATTCGATCTCCGTCCTAGTAAATTACTCTAACATGGTAAGAAATCTGGAGGGGGAAGGGGGAGGagagaatataaaaaattttagtacAATGGTGCTTGTGATTACCCAATTGTTTTCTCCAAAATAGGATCATCGTCATCAATCATATGATATGTTTTTGTCAGGACAGAGTTTTTGAAGTATGGATTAGTGTCAAAGTAAAACTCCAGCTTGAAACCTTCAGGGTCATCAATTCTATACCATTTGATATCTTTAAGAAACTTAAGAGCCCCTTCATCACGTTCTGTTATCTGTTCCAAGAAGGCAAGAAGCAGAAAATCATATTGTTACAATCAGGTCATCAATCCAGCAAAATCACACTATGCCTTGCATCATCCCATTACCTCCTCACCCACTACTTCATTAGTTTTCATTGCAGTAAGCCAGAAATCAGGCACTCCTTTCTCTGCATAAAGAAGGCATTTTATGCAACAGGTTGAAGGAAATGAGCTGCCATCAAATACTTTGGTAAAAAAGTTACCTTCTGTAGCTTCATCCCCTTCTTGGTTGATTGCAACTTCATCTGCAAACTCTTCAACTTCTTTTACACCGTTAACGATCTCGTATCTCTATGAGTACCcaacaataaattaaattaagcaAAAGGGATAAATTGCTGAACCTTGTAAATTAAGCACAAGATACTAATTTGATAATATGCTAAAGTCAAACTCAAGAACCTTCAAAATGGATAAAACACAGTAATTATAGCATTGTGATATGTGCTCATTTGCAAAAGATACTGGAAGGCAATAACAAGGATACCTTTGCGTAAATTGGTTCATAAAGTTTCTGGTATTTAGCTTCCAATGCCCTTCTTTCCTCTCTAAACTTGGACTCCAGCTCATCATGTTGGCTCTGAAAATTT
This sequence is a window from Manihot esculenta cultivar AM560-2 chromosome 4, M.esculenta_v8, whole genome shotgun sequence. Protein-coding genes within it:
- the LOC110614195 gene encoding nucleosome assembly protein 1;4 isoform X2, coding for MSNDNKDTFNMSDVDASLPAAAAALSAEDRADLVNALKNKLQSLAGQHSNVLETLSPIVRKRVEFLREIQSQHDELESKFREERRALEAKYQKLYEPIYAKRYEIVNGVKEVEEFADEVAINQEGDEATEEKGVPDFWLTAMKTNEVVGEEITERDEGALKFLKDIKWYRIDDPEGFKLEFYFDTNPYFKNSVLTKTYHMIDDDDPILEKTIGTEIEWYPGKCLTKKVLKKKPKKGLKNAKPITKIENCASFFNFFSSPNIPEEDDDLDDDAVEEIQDRMEQDYNIGTTIRDKIIPHAVSWFTGEAVDDDDLDVEEDDDDDDGDVDEDEDGNEDDDDEEEEEEDNDEGKRSRKKSSGGPKKSRGARTRESQQSERAPECKQQ
- the LOC110614195 gene encoding nucleosome assembly protein 1;4 isoform X1; translated protein: MSNDNKDTFNMSDVDASLPAAAAALSAEDRADLVNALKNKLQSLAGQHSNVLETLSPIVRKRVEFLREIQSQHDELESKFREERRALEAKYQKLYEPIYAKRYEIVNGVKEVEEFADEVAINQEGDEATEEKGVPDFWLTAMKTNEVVGEEITERDEGALKFLKDIKWYRIDDPEGFKLEFYFDTNPYFKNSVLTKTYHMIDDDDPILEKTIGTEIEWYPGKCLTKKVLKKKPKKGLKNAKPITKIENCASFFNFFSSPNIPEEDDDLDDDAVEEIQDRMEQDYNIGTTIRDKIIPHAVSWFTGEAVDDDDLDVEEDDDDDDGDVDEDEDGNEDDDDEEEEEEDNDEGKRSRKKSSGGPKQKSRGARTRESQQSERAPECKQQ